A region from the uncultured Macellibacteroides sp. genome encodes:
- a CDS encoding SusC/RagA family TonB-linked outer membrane protein gives MRLCLLFLLCGILQGMASNTYSQTTTLSMKLSDVTIEEVLNQIEEQSDFRFLYNKKMVNVANKVNVSVKKKNITEILDNIFAGEDVTYTISNRQIVLSRKNDIATVAQQAKKVTGVVTDKSGEVVIGANIIVKGTQNGVITDLDGKFSIEVPSGNAILVVSYIGFKPQEVAVSNRSVVDVVLASSVEELDEIVVTAMGIKREKKALGYAMQEIKTDALTENRSESVANMLQGKVAGVQINQSTTGMGGSTRVVLRGTSSLSGKNQPLWVVDGIPVSDNQTGTASQWGGVDYSGAASEINPEDIESISVLKGANAAAMYGSRAQNGAIIVTTKKGKSGALQIEYNGNLNFSQAYNPYEYQNVYGQGSGGVFSANAKGSWGPKMDGTTTVANWRNEFYGDSNYNDYAMTPQKDYISDFYRTGANYTNTLTASGGTENLTSRFAFSDARNQGITPNHQLNRQYYDMNTQFTSKFIDLSAKINFMRQKGMNRPAQGEYGVMKMLVNMPRSIRLQDLQNPVGQDGHIVNWTGPNNEYLNPYALTLPANGNRDSRNRLIGKVQMTAKFTDYLRMTGRVGIDWYNDQIKSYNTYVQSSQTSDGSQYWNTQATNQEFNADLILNFDKRFNDFNITANFGTATTSYSWNNLSGSSGIFNIPYLIAIANGRNQTVSEGYTKKRVNSVLGNATVGYKSMVYVDVTARNDWSSTLPSSNWSYFYPSVSLSGIISEMVTLPEQISYMKVRGSWAKVGNDTNPYALSNVYSLGKTNGNILNALTSSTYPLYNLKPEETNSSEIGFEMRMFKGRVGLDATYYNSNTINQILSVTMPGSSGYELKTINAGKMSSHGWEVMLTGTPIQTKDWNWDVTLNWGLNRTTCVELDPTLKRFVIGETRVGKVVVDEGGRFGDIVSKAYKRNADGRILIGDNGMPISETDKVIGNMTPDWTGSFSTSLRYKNVVFNALVDMHAGGDFISTTDMYACTAGTSAKTLVGRGSDGMVINGIMNSTGAENTKKVQAEDYYASIGGAYGIGEEFLYDASYGKLREMSLGYTFPASWLRNLPIKNVKVSAVGRDLFYIFKNAPVNPEGSFSREDYAQAFEYSSLPPTRSYGFTINVKF, from the coding sequence ATGAGATTATGTTTATTATTCCTGCTTTGTGGTATCCTACAAGGAATGGCATCAAACACCTACTCGCAGACAACCACACTCTCTATGAAGCTTTCCGATGTTACAATTGAAGAGGTTCTCAATCAAATTGAAGAACAGTCGGATTTCCGCTTCTTGTATAATAAAAAAATGGTAAACGTTGCAAATAAAGTAAACGTTTCGGTTAAAAAGAAAAATATCACAGAAATTCTGGATAATATTTTCGCCGGTGAAGATGTGACCTATACTATCAGCAACAGGCAAATTGTGCTGAGCCGGAAAAATGATATTGCGACTGTTGCTCAACAAGCTAAAAAAGTAACTGGTGTTGTAACAGACAAATCCGGCGAAGTTGTCATTGGCGCTAATATTATAGTAAAAGGAACACAAAATGGGGTTATTACCGATTTGGATGGAAAATTCTCCATCGAAGTTCCTTCGGGTAATGCTATTCTCGTGGTTTCTTACATTGGTTTTAAACCTCAGGAAGTAGCAGTCTCCAACCGTTCGGTTGTAGACGTAGTACTTGCTTCTTCCGTTGAAGAATTAGACGAAATAGTAGTAACCGCCATGGGTATCAAACGCGAAAAGAAAGCATTGGGTTACGCAATGCAAGAAATCAAAACAGATGCCTTGACGGAAAACCGCTCAGAAAGTGTAGCAAATATGCTGCAAGGTAAGGTTGCAGGTGTTCAGATCAACCAATCTACAACAGGTATGGGAGGTTCTACACGTGTTGTTTTACGTGGTACAAGCTCTTTAAGCGGAAAGAACCAACCATTATGGGTAGTAGACGGTATTCCTGTTAGCGACAATCAAACAGGTACAGCCAGCCAGTGGGGCGGGGTCGACTATTCTGGTGCAGCTTCTGAAATCAACCCTGAAGACATTGAAAGCATTTCTGTATTGAAAGGTGCCAATGCGGCTGCCATGTACGGTTCTCGTGCACAAAACGGTGCTATTATCGTTACTACCAAAAAAGGTAAAAGCGGTGCGCTTCAGATCGAATACAACGGGAACTTGAACTTCAGTCAGGCTTATAACCCTTACGAATACCAGAACGTATACGGACAGGGTTCAGGCGGGGTGTTCTCTGCAAATGCTAAAGGTAGCTGGGGTCCTAAAATGGATGGAACTACGACTGTTGCCAACTGGCGTAATGAATTTTACGGAGACTCTAATTATAATGATTATGCAATGACTCCGCAAAAAGATTATATATCTGATTTCTATCGTACGGGGGCTAACTACACAAACACATTGACAGCTTCGGGCGGTACAGAAAATCTAACGTCCAGATTTGCATTCTCGGATGCAAGAAATCAAGGCATTACGCCCAATCATCAGCTAAATCGTCAATATTATGATATGAATACACAATTCACCAGCAAGTTTATCGATTTGAGTGCTAAAATTAACTTCATGCGCCAGAAAGGGATGAACCGTCCAGCTCAAGGTGAATACGGTGTGATGAAAATGTTAGTCAACATGCCAAGAAGTATTCGGTTACAGGACTTGCAGAATCCGGTAGGTCAGGACGGTCATATTGTTAACTGGACAGGCCCTAACAACGAATATCTGAATCCCTACGCATTAACATTACCTGCTAACGGTAATAGAGATTCACGTAATCGTTTGATCGGAAAAGTTCAGATGACTGCTAAGTTTACTGATTATCTGAGAATGACAGGACGTGTAGGGATTGACTGGTATAACGATCAGATCAAGAGTTACAATACTTACGTACAATCTTCACAGACTTCCGACGGAAGCCAGTATTGGAATACTCAGGCAACGAATCAGGAATTCAACGCCGACCTTATATTAAACTTCGACAAACGTTTCAACGACTTTAACATTACGGCTAACTTCGGAACTGCTACTACCAGCTATTCATGGAACAATCTTTCTGGTTCATCCGGTATATTCAACATTCCTTACCTTATAGCCATTGCAAACGGAAGAAACCAGACAGTATCAGAAGGTTACACAAAAAAACGTGTAAATTCGGTATTAGGTAATGCAACCGTTGGTTACAAGAGTATGGTTTATGTAGACGTTACAGCTCGTAACGACTGGTCTTCTACATTACCTTCCAGCAACTGGTCTTACTTCTACCCATCTGTAAGTTTGTCCGGTATCATTTCAGAAATGGTAACTCTTCCGGAACAGATCTCTTATATGAAGGTACGCGGATCATGGGCTAAAGTTGGTAACGACACCAATCCGTATGCATTAAGCAATGTATATTCTTTAGGTAAAACAAACGGAAATATTCTGAATGCACTAACATCCTCTACCTACCCTCTTTACAACTTAAAACCAGAAGAAACAAATTCTTCTGAAATTGGTTTTGAAATGCGTATGTTTAAGGGTCGTGTAGGTTTGGATGCAACATACTATAATTCTAACACAATCAACCAGATTCTGAGTGTAACAATGCCCGGATCATCCGGTTATGAACTGAAAACCATCAATGCAGGTAAAATGTCCAGCCACGGTTGGGAAGTTATGTTAACTGGTACTCCTATTCAGACAAAAGACTGGAACTGGGATGTAACGTTGAACTGGGGTCTTAACCGTACTACGTGTGTGGAATTAGATCCTACATTGAAACGTTTCGTTATTGGTGAAACCCGCGTTGGTAAAGTTGTTGTAGATGAAGGTGGCAGATTTGGCGACATCGTATCAAAAGCTTACAAACGTAATGCAGACGGACGCATCCTGATTGGAGACAATGGTATGCCTATCTCAGAAACTGATAAGGTAATAGGTAATATGACTCCTGACTGGACAGGTTCTTTCTCAACCTCTTTAAGATACAAAAACGTTGTATTTAACGCATTAGTAGACATGCATGCAGGAGGCGATTTCATCTCTACTACAGATATGTATGCTTGCACTGCCGGTACTTCTGCTAAGACATTGGTTGGCCGTGGATCTGATGGCATGGTAATCAACGGTATAATGAATTCGACAGGTGCAGAAAATACGAAGAAGGTACAAGCTGAAGATTATTATGCAAGCATTGGTGGTGCTTATGGTATAGGCGAAGAATTTCTATATGATGCTTCTTACGGAAAATTACGTGAAATGTCTTTAGGTTATACTTTCCCGGCTTCTTGGTTGAGAAATCTACCTATCAAGAATGTAAAAGTATCTGCTGTAGGCCGAGACCTCTTCTATATTTTCAAGAACGCACCGGTAAACCCAGAAGGTTCTTTCTCTCGTGAAGACTATGCACAGGCATTCGAATATTCGTCATTGCCTCCAACACGTTCTTATGGCTTTACTATTAATGTTAAATTCTAA
- a CDS encoding SusD/RagB family nutrient-binding outer membrane lipoprotein, which produces MKLSIKKLSVICLISGLTAGCTGDFEDMNKNPLAATEVSPSLILPKMIDYGFNCRSWEYQVGDNLHTNLFSQYFANTAPYFPTDRYEWKDGWAKDGFWRSYYVYLSKNLNEVKVMLKNHPEYDNMYQVMRIISAMGAARTTDCFGDVPYFEAGQGIIEPKYDNQKDIYYDIFKELTEAATALQSNKADQLSYGNEDIIFGGDLAKWVKLANSLRLRYALRLSFVDAEKAKTEGEAALKGSMMSSNDDNAGIKNAEANAGNSLWTISFWNEFRASKTMIDIMLGESAVADPRLPLWFSQTQGYAYGTSEVQYRGVPNGLPSSELTKSEYDPTNNSCIWGLYVYPEWNQKAKGSVQTGTVPSGTIVKPQVIMNYAEVCLLKAEAALRGWSGAGDAKTNYEDGIRASFAEARSGVSASLYSTANDDAYINGGNVKWNASASFEAKLKQIITQKWIGIYPNGTEAWIEFRRTGYPELTPVVQSDNDLIKSGEFIKKLRYIDDELNLNSYSKQSTLNNGKGDGQNVRVWWDTSRYN; this is translated from the coding sequence ATGAAACTATCGATAAAAAAATTAAGCGTTATTTGTCTCATTAGCGGTTTAACAGCCGGATGTACAGGCGATTTTGAAGATATGAACAAAAACCCGCTTGCAGCAACTGAAGTTAGCCCAAGTCTTATTCTTCCAAAGATGATAGATTATGGTTTCAATTGTCGTTCTTGGGAATATCAGGTAGGAGACAATCTTCATACCAATCTATTTTCACAATATTTTGCCAATACAGCTCCCTATTTTCCCACCGATCGTTACGAATGGAAAGATGGTTGGGCAAAAGACGGTTTCTGGCGTTCATACTATGTATACCTGTCCAAGAACCTTAATGAGGTAAAGGTTATGCTTAAGAATCATCCTGAATACGACAATATGTATCAGGTTATGCGTATTATATCAGCAATGGGTGCTGCCCGCACAACAGACTGCTTTGGTGATGTTCCTTATTTTGAAGCCGGCCAGGGTATCATTGAGCCCAAATACGACAATCAGAAAGACATTTACTATGATATCTTCAAAGAACTTACAGAAGCTGCTACGGCTCTGCAAAGCAATAAGGCTGATCAATTATCATATGGCAATGAAGATATAATTTTTGGCGGTGATCTTGCCAAATGGGTAAAATTGGCAAACTCACTTCGTTTACGTTATGCTTTACGCCTGTCTTTCGTTGATGCAGAAAAAGCAAAAACAGAAGGTGAAGCAGCTTTGAAAGGATCCATGATGAGCAGCAACGACGACAATGCAGGCATAAAAAATGCTGAAGCAAATGCTGGTAACTCTTTATGGACAATAAGTTTCTGGAATGAATTCCGTGCCAGCAAAACTATGATTGACATTATGCTGGGAGAAAGTGCTGTTGCCGACCCTCGTCTTCCGTTGTGGTTCAGCCAGACACAAGGTTACGCGTATGGTACATCTGAAGTACAATACCGCGGTGTACCCAATGGACTACCTTCTTCTGAACTGACCAAATCGGAATACGATCCGACAAACAACTCTTGCATCTGGGGCCTCTACGTCTATCCTGAATGGAATCAAAAAGCAAAAGGCAGTGTACAGACAGGAACTGTTCCTTCGGGTACAATCGTAAAACCGCAAGTCATCATGAACTATGCGGAAGTTTGCTTGCTGAAAGCTGAAGCCGCATTACGTGGCTGGAGCGGTGCAGGTGATGCAAAAACTAATTACGAAGACGGAATCCGAGCTTCCTTTGCTGAAGCCCGCTCGGGAGTTAGTGCTTCTCTTTATTCAACAGCCAACGACGATGCTTACATCAACGGAGGAAATGTAAAATGGAATGCCTCCGCAAGCTTCGAAGCTAAACTGAAACAGATTATTACTCAAAAGTGGATTGGAATCTATCCTAATGGAACAGAAGCATGGATTGAATTCCGACGTACAGGTTATCCGGAGCTGACTCCTGTGGTTCAAAGCGACAATGATCTGATTAAATCAGGAGAATTTATTAAGAAACTTCGTTATATAGACGATGAACTGAATCTGAACAGTTATTCAAAACAATCTACACTGAATAATGGTAAGGGGGATGGACAAAATGTTCGCGTTTGGTGGGATACTTCCCGATATAATTGA
- a CDS encoding glycoside hydrolase family 16 protein: MKKTTLIPLALLLVGWACQPAQKGPKAPANNAMTQEVFVPENSGYKLAWQDDFNGTELDTTKWEYRGTGPRRIGYNDTSMVKLENGNLLLMYDIVGDSILGAMIGSAGKYETTYGYFECRAELQKSVGPWAAFWMQSPKVSQGTDPAEFGAEIDIFEYFNEMGKDTLQHAVHWAYGPDMQSIGPMNSRLEGLDKGFHTFGLEWTDKKYAFFIDGLKFFEQTKGISKIDQYIILSMEIRGKLEEFKKACAPDTFKVDYVKVYKK; encoded by the coding sequence ATGAAAAAAACAACTTTGATTCCATTGGCCCTTCTATTAGTGGGCTGGGCTTGCCAACCTGCACAGAAAGGCCCTAAGGCTCCTGCTAACAATGCAATGACGCAAGAAGTGTTTGTTCCCGAAAACAGCGGATACAAACTGGCATGGCAAGACGATTTCAACGGCACAGAACTCGACACAACCAAATGGGAATACCGCGGAACAGGTCCGCGTAGAATTGGATATAACGACACATCAATGGTTAAGCTTGAAAACGGAAACTTGTTGTTGATGTATGATATTGTTGGAGATAGCATTCTTGGCGCCATGATTGGATCTGCAGGAAAGTATGAAACCACCTACGGTTATTTCGAATGCCGCGCCGAACTACAGAAATCCGTTGGTCCATGGGCTGCATTCTGGATGCAATCTCCCAAAGTATCGCAAGGAACAGATCCTGCTGAATTTGGAGCTGAAATCGATATATTTGAATATTTTAATGAAATGGGTAAAGATACCTTGCAGCATGCAGTGCATTGGGCATATGGTCCGGATATGCAATCAATAGGTCCGATGAATAGCAGACTAGAAGGTTTGGACAAAGGATTTCACACCTTTGGACTTGAATGGACAGATAAAAAATATGCCTTCTTTATTGATGGACTAAAGTTTTTTGAACAGACAAAAGGCATTTCTAAAATTGATCAATACATAATTCTCAGCATGGAAATTCGCGGTAAACTCGAGGAATTCAAGAAAGCTTGTGCTCCTGATACGTTTAAAGTGGACTATGTAAAAGTATACAAGAAATAG
- a CDS encoding glycoside hydrolase family 16 protein, protein MKKTTFLPLFFLLVGWACQPAQKGTVLPANNAMTQEVFVPENNGYKLAWQDDFNGTALDSNKWVLHGLGKRRIGYNDSSTVKLENGNLLLMYDIKGDSILGAMVGSIGKYETTYGYFECRAELQKSVGPWAAFWLMTPKLADGKDPAKFGTEVDIFEYFNGMGKDTLQHALHWAYGPDMQSIGPMNSRLEGLDKGFHTFGLEWTDKKYAFFIDGLKYFEETKGISKIDEYIILSMEIQSKLEGFKKACAPDTFKVDYVKVYKK, encoded by the coding sequence ATGAAAAAAACAACTTTTCTTCCGTTATTCTTTCTGTTAGTAGGCTGGGCTTGCCAGCCTGCCCAGAAAGGAACTGTTCTTCCGGCAAACAATGCCATGACACAAGAAGTGTTTGTTCCCGAAAATAATGGATACAAACTGGCATGGCAAGACGATTTTAATGGCACAGCACTAGATAGCAACAAATGGGTTTTACACGGTTTAGGCAAACGACGGATTGGATATAACGATTCATCAACGGTTAAACTTGAAAATGGCAACCTGTTGTTAATGTATGATATTAAAGGCGACAGTATTTTGGGTGCTATGGTTGGATCTATCGGAAAGTACGAAACCACCTATGGCTATTTCGAGTGCAGGGCTGAACTCCAGAAATCAGTGGGACCTTGGGCTGCTTTTTGGTTGATGACACCCAAATTAGCAGATGGAAAAGATCCTGCTAAGTTTGGAACTGAGGTCGATATATTTGAATACTTTAACGGTATGGGTAAAGATACCTTGCAGCACGCATTACACTGGGCATATGGTCCGGATATGCAATCAATAGGTCCGATGAATAGCAGACTAGAAGGTTTGGACAAAGGATTTCACACCTTTGGACTTGAATGGACAGATAAAAAATATGCTTTCTTTATTGATGGCCTTAAGTATTTTGAAGAAACAAAGGGCATTTCTAAAATAGATGAATACATAATTCTCAGTATGGAAATACAGAGCAAACTTGAGGGATTCAAGAAAGCTTGCGCTCCTGATACGTTTAAAGTGGACTATGTAAAAGTATACAAGAAATAA
- a CDS encoding DUF4855 domain-containing protein codes for MSTCYFKYIAITASLLLGSGAISSQPVVKGYMSTDIHDLVLIYQGGSHRLDWTEDQFLPYVIHEDSKGNKDWFFDGFLFLEFKDGKGRCYTSRYEKLSARKQEWEWLLGRIFEEGKALSALNSCIGKQKQIQGNPGFKHRVVISVPEAIPDQKDWGVLNGKALDFSKDADKYAACKWFIDEVEKRFRNAGYSNLELSGFYWVAEDIVTSRLQTVPLGDYVRSLNKKFYWIPYWNAMGYSDWKSLGFDVAYAQPNHFFDAQIPDQRIDNTCALAYTHNMGLEVEFDDRALAGAKNSFRKRLVAYLDKFESNNVYADAAIAYYEGGGAIIDFARSANPEDRALMDRLSLLVKSRRERMKIVSDDLGSSPWNGINNRTISVNPEGKVLISTGIADTRGKLEKTRGKFEIKLKLLSTSPNDKAYIRLVPVRASGKSSLRNEEITMMAYSGTQPEIIKGGVFTRKLNEETDNKKGTSVKVSGLTGELHTLVCEWKEHEIHLSLDGILFFVYDDYLYDRNAVDFKEYWPFDEPCYLEVEAISESNNPVISIDSSSYIEY; via the coding sequence ATGAGTACCTGCTATTTTAAATACATAGCAATTACAGCGAGCCTTTTACTTGGGAGTGGGGCTATATCTTCTCAACCTGTTGTTAAAGGATATATGAGTACCGATATCCATGATTTGGTGCTAATATATCAGGGAGGGAGTCATCGGCTGGATTGGACAGAGGATCAGTTTCTGCCTTATGTAATACATGAAGATTCTAAAGGTAATAAGGATTGGTTTTTCGACGGTTTCCTGTTTTTGGAATTCAAAGATGGGAAAGGGCGTTGTTATACATCCCGCTACGAAAAACTTAGTGCCCGAAAACAAGAATGGGAATGGTTGTTAGGGCGTATTTTTGAAGAGGGTAAGGCTTTATCTGCCCTTAACAGTTGCATTGGTAAACAAAAACAAATTCAGGGTAATCCTGGCTTTAAGCACAGGGTAGTTATCAGTGTTCCGGAAGCAATTCCGGATCAAAAGGATTGGGGTGTGCTTAACGGAAAAGCGTTGGATTTTTCGAAGGATGCCGACAAATACGCTGCTTGCAAATGGTTTATAGATGAAGTCGAAAAACGGTTTCGCAATGCCGGATACAGCAATCTTGAGCTGTCCGGTTTTTATTGGGTAGCCGAAGATATTGTAACTAGCAGACTGCAAACTGTTCCTTTGGGTGATTATGTGCGTTCGCTGAACAAAAAGTTCTACTGGATTCCTTATTGGAATGCCATGGGATACAGCGACTGGAAAAGCCTTGGATTCGATGTTGCTTATGCCCAGCCCAATCATTTTTTTGATGCTCAGATTCCGGACCAACGGATTGATAATACGTGTGCTTTGGCTTATACCCACAATATGGGGTTGGAAGTTGAGTTCGACGATCGGGCTTTGGCCGGAGCAAAAAATTCATTTCGCAAGCGATTGGTTGCCTATCTGGATAAGTTTGAATCGAATAACGTGTACGCTGATGCGGCTATTGCCTACTATGAAGGCGGTGGAGCTATCATCGATTTTGCCCGCTCGGCTAATCCCGAAGACAGAGCTTTGATGGATCGGCTTTCGCTACTTGTAAAGAGTAGAAGAGAAAGGATGAAAATAGTTTCGGACGATTTAGGCAGTTCTCCATGGAATGGCATAAATAATCGGACAATTTCGGTTAACCCGGAAGGGAAGGTTTTAATAAGTACAGGCATAGCCGATACACGCGGCAAACTGGAAAAAACAAGGGGAAAGTTTGAAATAAAGTTGAAGTTGCTTTCTACATCGCCGAACGACAAAGCATATATCCGGCTTGTTCCGGTTAGGGCATCCGGGAAATCAAGTCTTCGGAACGAAGAAATTACAATGATGGCCTATTCCGGAACACAGCCTGAAATAATTAAGGGCGGTGTATTTACCCGCAAATTGAACGAAGAAACAGACAATAAAAAAGGAACATCCGTAAAGGTATCGGGGCTTACTGGCGAATTGCATACGCTTGTCTGTGAATGGAAAGAACATGAAATTCATTTATCCCTGGACGGAATACTCTTTTTTGTGTATGATGATTATTTATACGATAGAAACGCGGTCGACTTCAAGGAATACTGGCCCTTTGATGAGCCCTGCTATTTGGAGGTTGAAGCTATATCCGAGAGCAATAATCCGGTTATTTCTATTGATTCGTCCTCTTATATTGAGTATTAA
- a CDS encoding TonB-dependent receptor, with translation MSKLLFSTCLLFLCTMILSAQNIQIFGRIMDAQSKQPLEFANIVLTTADTTFVGGASSDKSGDFIVANVPAGDYRLVVSSIGYQTAETVLPGVTKALDLGSLELEENSVSLSEVTVKASNEKNKADRKIVFPSESQRKSSANGIDLLQQLQLPRLQVNNLYRTISVPGGGEVQLRINGIIATNEEIIALLPDDIIRVEYHDNPGLRYGNAAVVLDYITRRKVSGGNVSVDFTNAVNSVWGEDQISAKLNNKKSEFSVSYRLATRDFYQMWRDNEELFTFADGSMLHRKETGHPGHLGMYWQNASMQYNYQPNDKAVFNATFRYYGNNQSHFDYNSDLYVVEHPEQMVKLTDKSTAITNRPSLDLYYQQSLPNKQLLVFNLVGTYIGSESGRLYQERRDNQLLSDIQNNVDGKKYSVIGEAIYEKQFEAGSLSGGLKHTQAYADNTYTNGHSYLTEMEQSDTYAYLSFKGKFKQLEYMFGVGGTRSWFFQKGDGDGYQTYSFNPKLTLQYNFPSNAYLRLQGGVYNTAPSLSEISAVDQRIDSLQISRGNPGLRPYTTYSLNLSGEVRKGIFTANFWSAYEYKPKAIMDEKFIEGNSFINTFDNQNKWQRLSAETTLKAQPFKDVLQLSVTGGVNHYLSDGNSYSHEYTNWFYRADMSAKYKKFMLAFQIQSNWNWFWGENIYGGENYHILQLKYNHKNISVGAGVFNPFADNYKTVNENWSKVASVKRALYINESSRMIALSFSWNLNFGRSYQSAQKKLNNSDNDSGVISNGK, from the coding sequence ATGAGTAAACTACTTTTTTCCACCTGTCTGTTGTTCCTTTGTACCATGATTCTTTCCGCACAAAATATACAGATCTTCGGACGTATAATGGATGCACAAAGCAAGCAACCTCTCGAATTTGCGAATATTGTATTAACAACAGCAGACACCACCTTTGTAGGAGGTGCTTCTTCTGATAAATCAGGCGATTTCATAGTAGCCAATGTTCCCGCAGGCGATTATCGTTTGGTTGTATCAAGCATTGGGTATCAAACAGCCGAAACTGTTTTACCCGGAGTAACCAAAGCACTAGACTTAGGATCTCTGGAGCTTGAAGAAAATTCTGTATCGCTTAGCGAAGTTACAGTGAAGGCGTCTAACGAAAAGAATAAAGCCGACCGTAAGATCGTGTTTCCATCCGAAAGTCAGCGTAAGTCATCTGCCAATGGAATAGATTTACTCCAACAATTGCAATTGCCTCGTTTGCAGGTAAACAACCTGTATCGTACTATTTCTGTACCCGGTGGAGGAGAAGTACAGCTTCGAATCAATGGTATTATAGCTACCAACGAAGAAATTATTGCGCTTTTACCTGACGATATTATTCGGGTAGAGTATCATGATAATCCAGGCTTGCGATATGGTAATGCAGCCGTTGTACTTGATTATATTACCCGCCGTAAAGTATCGGGAGGGAATGTGTCTGTCGATTTCACAAATGCCGTTAACAGCGTTTGGGGCGAAGATCAGATCTCGGCCAAGTTGAACAATAAGAAATCGGAATTTTCTGTTTCATACAGATTAGCTACCCGTGATTTTTATCAAATGTGGCGAGATAATGAGGAGCTTTTTACTTTTGCTGACGGATCAATGCTCCACCGCAAGGAAACCGGTCATCCGGGCCACCTAGGAATGTATTGGCAGAATGCTTCCATGCAGTATAACTATCAGCCTAATGATAAGGCGGTTTTTAATGCAACCTTTCGTTACTATGGAAATAATCAGTCGCATTTTGACTACAACAGTGATCTGTATGTAGTTGAACATCCTGAACAGATGGTAAAGCTAACAGACAAGAGTACAGCTATTACTAACCGACCTTCGCTCGACCTCTACTACCAGCAGAGTTTACCTAATAAGCAGCTGCTTGTATTCAACCTGGTGGGAACCTATATCGGCTCAGAATCAGGGCGCTTGTATCAGGAACGACGCGACAATCAGTTGCTTTCCGATATCCAGAACAATGTGGACGGTAAAAAATACTCAGTGATTGGTGAAGCAATATATGAGAAACAGTTTGAAGCTGGAAGTTTGAGCGGAGGACTTAAACACACGCAGGCCTACGCCGATAATACCTATACAAACGGACACAGCTATCTAACCGAAATGGAACAGTCAGATACCTATGCTTACCTCTCATTTAAGGGAAAATTTAAACAACTGGAGTATATGTTCGGGGTAGGGGGAACCAGATCATGGTTTTTCCAGAAAGGAGATGGAGACGGTTATCAGACTTATTCTTTTAACCCTAAACTGACGTTACAATACAATTTCCCGTCAAATGCTTATCTACGTTTGCAAGGTGGTGTGTACAATACTGCTCCGTCTCTTTCAGAAATTAGCGCTGTAGATCAGCGGATCGATTCATTGCAGATTTCGCGTGGTAATCCAGGGTTACGACCCTATACAACTTACAGCTTGAATTTATCGGGAGAGGTTCGCAAAGGTATCTTCACCGCTAATTTTTGGTCGGCTTACGAATACAAGCCAAAGGCTATCATGGACGAAAAGTTTATTGAAGGAAACAGCTTTATCAACACCTTCGATAACCAGAACAAATGGCAAAGGCTATCTGCCGAGACCACACTTAAGGCTCAGCCGTTTAAAGATGTGTTGCAATTGTCTGTTACCGGAGGCGTAAATCATTACCTTAGTGACGGCAACAGTTACAGCCACGAATATACGAATTGGTTTTACCGTGCGGATATGTCGGCCAAGTACAAGAAATTTATGTTAGCATTCCAAATTCAAAGTAACTGGAACTGGTTCTGGGGCGAGAATATATATGGTGGCGAGAATTATCATATTCTTCAACTCAAATACAACCACAAAAATATATCCGTTGGGGCTGGCGTATTTAATCCGTTTGCCGACAACTATAAAACAGTAAACGAAAACTGGTCGAAGGTAGCCTCCGTAAAAAGAGCCTTGTATATCAACGAATCTTCAAGAATGATAGCCCTTTCATTCTCCTGGAACCTTAATTTCGGCCGAAGCTATCAGAGTGCCCAGAAGAAGTTAAACAACAGCGACAACGACTCGGGTGTTATCTCTAATGGTAAGTAA